The segment CGAAGGTGACCAGGTTGTCGTGGATGTGACGCACCACGGTCTCCGACGGGTTATCGGTTTGATTGGGGGGATCGAGGGTGACGGGTTCCGCTCCCAGGGCGTAGACGAGCTGCGCCGGGGCCTGTGCCGCGATGGGCGCTGCGGGAACGGTCAGCCCCATCGCCAGGCCGAGAAACGCCACAGCCAATGCTCTTCGCATCTCTCCTCCCTCCCGAGTCTCTTCCTCCTTCCCGGTTCTCCCGCGTATCGTTCTCAAGATTACTATACGACGTGGAAAGACAGGAGGAACACGACGCGCCGGGCATCACCGGTGCGATCATCCGGGTACGCCGGAGCGGGTGGTGCGCCACGCAGCGCGCACGGATCAGGGCCCGGTCTCGCCCATGTCGTCGCGGGCGGCGGCGGGCTCCACCTGACAGGACCAGCGGACCAGCCAGGCCGGGCCGCCCTCCATGCCGTCCCAGAAGTAGCGGCGGCGGGGGTCGAGGACCGCGGCGGCGCGCTCGCAGTCCTCTTGCGTCTCGAAGACCCCCAGGCGCACTCCGGCTTCCCACCGCGTGGCGGAGGAGAACCAGACGAAGAACGCCACCAGCACCCAGACGACGCCGGTCATCGCTGCTCCCTTGGAGATACGGCGTCTCCCAGGCATCACTTATGCCCGCCGACATTGTGACCCTGGACAAGGTGATCTGCTGCTACGACGATATGCCCTCGCTGCTGGGGGCCGCCGCGGCGCGGAGCCGCCGGATGCTGGGAGCCGTCTTCCCCCGGGATACCTGGTGGACGCGGTTGGGCATTCGGCTCGTGAACTTCATCATGCGCCTGCGACGCAGTCCCTTCCGCACCTTCCTCCACCCGCCGCAAGAGGTGGACAGCGTCCTCCGCCGCTACGGGCTGACTCCGCGCTGGCAGGGCGGGACCCTCCTCTGGCTCGTCTGGGTGTACGCGCGCGAGACGGTCGCGGTGGGGCGTGATCCCGCCCGCCGGGACTGAGAGGAGCGGGCGGAAGACGCCGCCTAGGGACGCAGACGGAAGACGTTCAGGGCGTCGGGGAACGTGCCGGACCAGAGCACGACCGCCAGGAAGACCATCGGGACGATGACGGCGTAGACGAAGGACAGTTTCTCGTAACGCAGGTGCATGAAGTAGGCGACGATCAGCGCCGCCTTGAGCAGGGCCATGATCAGCAGGGCGGTGGCCAGGACGACCTTCGGCACGTGGAGCAGGACGATGGCCAGCTCGACCACGGTGATGGCCAGCAACCAGAACCAGGTCACCGCATAGATCCGGTAGCCCGCCCCGTGGGCCTGTTCCGCCCTTCCGGCGAGACGGGCCGGCGCCGCGGTGACGGCGACCGCGTCCCCGTTTCCGTTGGCGTGTGTCTCGGACATCTCCCGCGCCCTCCTCTGAAACTAGATCAGGTACAGCAGGGTGAAGATGAAGACCCAGACCAGGTCGACGAAGTGCCAGTACAACCCGGCGATCTCGATGCTCTCCGGCTGGATGCTGCGCCGGGTCCACCGCCCGAGCGTGATGAGCAGGTACAGGACGCCCGCCGTAACGTGGGCGCCGTGAAATCCCGTGGTGATGAAGAAGGTGGCGCTGAACTGGGGAATCCCCCAGGGGTTGGTGAAGAGGCGCGCCCCCTCGGCGATGAAGTGGCTCCACTCGTAGTACTGGCCGGCCAGGAACAGCAGCCCGCCCAGCGCGGTGAGCAGGAGGTAGGGGGGCACCTTCCGGCGGTCGCCGCGCTTGGCCGCCGCCACGGCCACGGCCATCGTCGCGCTGCTGCAGATGAGGACGAAGGTCATGGCCCCGACCAGGTAGAGGTTGAACACTTCGGACTGGACCGGCCACCGGCCCTGCACCAGACGCATCACGCCGTACCCGGTGAGCAGGCCGGCAAAGGTCAGGGTGTCCTGCACCAGGAACAGCCACATCATCAACTTGGGCCAGGAGATCCCGAAGGGCGACCGGCCCCCGCTCCAGTCGCTCACCCCGCCCCGGACCGCCGTCTGCTCCACCGTCTGCGTCGCCATCTACCCCTCCGTCCCTACAGCGCGAACAGGATCGTGAACAGGTACAGCCACAGCACGTCCAGGAAGTGCCAGTACACGGCCGCGGGATCCACGGCGGCCATCGCCGCGGCGGCCGAAGCCGCCCGGCGGGTCCGGGCCAGGGCCTGGGCCAGCCAGCCCAGCCCTCCGGCCACGTGCACCGCGTGGGCCCCGGTGAGCAGGTAGAAGAAGGCGCTGTGCGGGTTGGTGGACATGTAGACTCCGATCCGCACCAGCTGCCGCCAGGCCGTCCACTGCAGGCCGACGAAGACCACGCCCAGGACCAGCGTCAGAAGCAACCCGGCCCACAGGCGGTCCCGGCGGCCCCGCCGCCCGCCGGCGCGCGCCCACTCCATCGCCCCGCTGCTCAGCAGCAGCACGGCGGTACTCGCCCACAGCACGGCCGGCAGCGGCCCGCCCCGCCAGTCCGCCTCCGCCCGGCGGGCCAGCAGTGTCGCCGTGAACGCCGCGAAGAGCAGGGTGATGGCCGCGACCAGCAGCCAGGCCGCGATCAAGGCTGCCCCGACCGGCGCCTGCCCGGCCGCCCCTCCGTCGCCGGTGGCTACGGAGGGACCGCCGGGCCCGATGGGCAGATCGGGCGTGCGGCGGGGACGCTCCAGGGTGGACGCAGGGCCGGTCACTGCCCCTTCCCTCCCGGGGGGCCTTCGCCGGAGCCGCCGTGCACCGGTGCCGGGACGGCGGTGACGGGGACGGTCTGCGGGATGAAATCTTCAGGCGCGCCGGGCACGCTGTAGTCGTAGGGCCACCGGTGCACTTCCGGCAGTGCGCCCGGAAAGTTACCGTGGGGCGGCGGCGAGGAGGTCTGCCATTCCAGGGTGGTGGCCCCCCACGGATTGGCCGGCGCGCGCTGGCCGCGGACCAGGCTGGCGAACAGGTTCCAGATGAAGAGGAGTTGCGCCGCCCCCAGCATGAAGGCGGCGAGGGAGATGAAGATATTCACCCAGGCCAGGCCCTGGAGGTGGGCGTAGAGGCCGGTGGAGAAGATCCGGCGCATCATCCCGGCGATGCCCGCGAAGTGCATGGGAAAGAAGGTCAGGTAGATCCCGATGAAGGTCAGCCAGAAGTGCCACTTCCCCAGCCGCTCGTTCATGAACCGGCCGAACATCTTGGGGAACCAGTGATAGGTGCCGGCGAAGATCCCGAACAGCGCCGCGCTGGCCATGACGAAGTGGAAGTGCGCGACGACGAAGTAGGTGTCGTGCACGTAGATGTCGATGGCCGGGGAGCCCAGGAAGATCCCGGTCAGTCCTCCGGTGACGAACAGCGAGATGAACCCGATGGCGAACATCATGGCCGTGGTGAACCGGATCCGGGCCCGCCACAGCGTGGCCAGCCAGTTGAAGGTCTTCACCGCGGAGGGGATGGCGATGGCCAGGGTGGTGGTCATGAAGGCCATGCCCACCAGCGGATGCATCCCGCTGACGAACATGTGGTGGCCCCAAACCACGAAGCTGAGGAAGGAGATCGCCGCCATCGACCCGACCATGAAGGGGTAGCCGAAGATCGGCTTGCGGGCGTGGGTCGCCAGCACCTCGGAGACGATGCCCATGGGGGGCAGGATGAGCACGTACACCTCGGGGTGGCCCAGGAACCAGAACAGGTGCTGCCACAGCAGCGGGCTGCCTCCGGCGTGCTGGATCACCGTGTTTCCGACCACCAGGCCGGCGGGGACGAAGAAGCTGGTGCCGCCCAGGCGGTCGAAGAGCAGCATGATGGCCGCGGCGAAGAGCACCGGGAAGGACAGCAGCATCAGGATCGCCGTAAAGAGCAGCCCCCAGATCGTCAGCGGCATCCGCAGCAGCGACATCCCCCGCGCGCGCAGCTGCAGGATGGTCGTGATGTAGTTCAGGGATCCGAAGAGGAAGGCCACGATGAGGATGGCCAGGCTGATCAGCCACAGCGTCTGTCCCAGTCCCGAGCCCGGCGCGGCGTTGGGGAGGGCCGAGAGGGGCGGGTAGGAGGTCCAGCCCGCGTTCGGCGCGCCTCCGGAGACGAAGAAGCTCAGGAGCAGCACGACGATGGCCGGGGGATAGAGCCAGTAGGACAGCATGTTCATGAAGGGAAAGGCCATATCCCGCGCGCCGATCTGCAGGGGGATGAGGAAGTTTCCGAACCCGCCGCTGAGGGCCGTGGTCAGGACGAAGAAGATCATGATCGTGCCGTGCATCGTGACCACGGCCAGGTAGAAATCGGGCTTGATCTGGTTGTTGGCGAACCCTCCGGGGAACAGCCACTGTGCCCAGTAGAACTTGGCCGTGGGAAACCCGAGCTGCATCCGGATGAGCATGGCCAGGAATCCGCCGACCACGGCCATGAACAGCGAGGTGAACAGGTACTGGAGGCCGATGATCTTGTGATCCTGGCTGAAGATGTAGCGGGTCAGGAAGCTCTGCCGGTGCCCGGGGTGGGCCTCGTGGGTGACGGTCATCGGCGTCGTCTCCTCCGTTCAGGGCGCAAAGGGTTGCTGCGCCGCGAGCCAGGTCTCGAAGGCCCCCCGGGTCTCGACGACGACTTTCCCGCGCATGATGTAGTGCCCCACGCCGCACAGTTCGGCGCAGGCGATCTCGTAGGTTCCGGCCCGCGTCGGCTCGAAGACGACGCTTTGGACCATCCCCGGGACGGCGTCCTGCTTCACCCGAAACTGGGGGACGAAGAAGCTGTGTAAGACGTCCTTGGCGCTCAGCCGGATGTGCACCGGCCGGCCGGCGATCAGGTGCAGCTCCCGGGCGACGATGTCGTCCCGCCCGGCCGGATCCGTCGGATCGATGCCCAGGGGATTGTCCCGGGTCAGGAAGCGGGTCGCATCCGTCCGCCCGAACTGTCCGTCGGCCCCGGGATAGCGAAAGACCCAGCCGAACTGCTCCGCCCGCACCTCCACGACCAGCGCGTCCGGCGGCGGCGCGGCGTGCACGCGCGCCCAGACCACGGCGCCCATGGCGATGAGCGTGACCAGGATCGCCGCCGGAGCCAGGGTGTAGGTCAGCTCCAGCGTGCGGTTGTCGTGCCAGTAGGCGGCGGGCGCGGTGCGCCGGCCGCCCTGCCAGATGAGTACGGCCAGGAAGATGTGCACCAGGACGAAGACGATGCCCGTCACGATCAACGTGGTGGTGAAGAGCCGGTCGATCTCCGCCGCCTGGGTGCTGGCTCCCGGCGGCAGCCACCACCGGGTCCGGGCCAGGGCGAAGGACAGTGCCCCGCCCAGGGCCACGAACAGGAGCACCACCAGGCCGTACCGGCGTCCGGTGCGCGGCGCGTCGGCGTCCCGCGGGGAATCGATCATCGCCGGACCTC is part of the Armatimonadota bacterium genome and harbors:
- a CDS encoding cytochrome C oxidase subunit IV family protein, with the translated sequence MSETHANGNGDAVAVTAAPARLAGRAEQAHGAGYRIYAVTWFWLLAITVVELAIVLLHVPKVVLATALLIMALLKAALIVAYFMHLRYEKLSFVYAVIVPMVFLAVVLWSGTFPDALNVFRLRP
- a CDS encoding cytochrome c oxidase subunit 3 gives rise to the protein MATQTVEQTAVRGGVSDWSGGRSPFGISWPKLMMWLFLVQDTLTFAGLLTGYGVMRLVQGRWPVQSEVFNLYLVGAMTFVLICSSATMAVAVAAAKRGDRRKVPPYLLLTALGGLLFLAGQYYEWSHFIAEGARLFTNPWGIPQFSATFFITTGFHGAHVTAGVLYLLITLGRWTRRSIQPESIEIAGLYWHFVDLVWVFIFTLLYLI
- a CDS encoding cytochrome c oxidase subunit 3, with the translated sequence MTGPASTLERPRRTPDLPIGPGGPSVATGDGGAAGQAPVGAALIAAWLLVAAITLLFAAFTATLLARRAEADWRGGPLPAVLWASTAVLLLSSGAMEWARAGGRRGRRDRLWAGLLLTLVLGVVFVGLQWTAWRQLVRIGVYMSTNPHSAFFYLLTGAHAVHVAGGLGWLAQALARTRRAASAAAAMAAVDPAAVYWHFLDVLWLYLFTILFAL
- a CDS encoding cbb3-type cytochrome c oxidase subunit I translates to MTVTHEAHPGHRQSFLTRYIFSQDHKIIGLQYLFTSLFMAVVGGFLAMLIRMQLGFPTAKFYWAQWLFPGGFANNQIKPDFYLAVVTMHGTIMIFFVLTTALSGGFGNFLIPLQIGARDMAFPFMNMLSYWLYPPAIVVLLLSFFVSGGAPNAGWTSYPPLSALPNAAPGSGLGQTLWLISLAILIVAFLFGSLNYITTILQLRARGMSLLRMPLTIWGLLFTAILMLLSFPVLFAAAIMLLFDRLGGTSFFVPAGLVVGNTVIQHAGGSPLLWQHLFWFLGHPEVYVLILPPMGIVSEVLATHARKPIFGYPFMVGSMAAISFLSFVVWGHHMFVSGMHPLVGMAFMTTTLAIAIPSAVKTFNWLATLWRARIRFTTAMMFAIGFISLFVTGGLTGIFLGSPAIDIYVHDTYFVVAHFHFVMASAALFGIFAGTYHWFPKMFGRFMNERLGKWHFWLTFIGIYLTFFPMHFAGIAGMMRRIFSTGLYAHLQGLAWVNIFISLAAFMLGAAQLLFIWNLFASLVRGQRAPANPWGATTLEWQTSSPPPHGNFPGALPEVHRWPYDYSVPGAPEDFIPQTVPVTAVPAPVHGGSGEGPPGGKGQ
- the coxB gene encoding cytochrome c oxidase subunit II — translated: MIDSPRDADAPRTGRRYGLVVLLFVALGGALSFALARTRWWLPPGASTQAAEIDRLFTTTLIVTGIVFVLVHIFLAVLIWQGGRRTAPAAYWHDNRTLELTYTLAPAAILVTLIAMGAVVWARVHAAPPPDALVVEVRAEQFGWVFRYPGADGQFGRTDATRFLTRDNPLGIDPTDPAGRDDIVARELHLIAGRPVHIRLSAKDVLHSFFVPQFRVKQDAVPGMVQSVVFEPTRAGTYEIACAELCGVGHYIMRGKVVVETRGAFETWLAAQQPFAP